In Nilaparvata lugens isolate BPH chromosome 5, ASM1435652v1, whole genome shotgun sequence, the following proteins share a genomic window:
- the LOC111060992 gene encoding 85/88 kDa calcium-independent phospholipase A2, giving the protein MSWFEVSSVFRNIQSSFLNSITNNNKVIEEKQLKYTDCAVICREEDLILYQNQTSSDIKYDIVLLRPHSDQAYSLHRSKELDDAQVQYIALKDKLPLLVSVMPSACNANSIQKIVDLLREKQSWSVGHMIVHFKWSNCVTHPIIQSFLNVSDLETGMTPIQLAIQNRDIAIVRQLIVANASLDLLDNQRNSVFHYAASSNKEIALALVEAKTEDEVKKFLNERNADGYTPLHIACQTDNPDCVKTFLQSGADCNITAAKFNPTSQQSASSSPGYVADFMKANQNKLHIQDMKFGGTPLHWSCSREVIETLVDRNCDVNALNFDGKTALHMMVMRNRLACVVALLSRHAEVNITDEDGNTALHLAVGEKNIAIVQALIVFGADINHLNNNGFTPRHLAALENDQVGEKVLYILHAVGASRCDSGVLGCTDGCARSGTYNGQAPPTPIGQQARAILRCFENHGNLQNLKETKGGRLLCLDGGGIRGLILVSILLNLESAVNRPIIHCFDWLAGTSTGAILALGLAAGKTLKECQCLYFRMKDYAFSGTRPYSSEPLEDMLKNALGSDTVMSDIRDVKVMITAVLADRKPVDMHLFRNYENPSEIIDPNPSYGSFLPPTPRHEQFLWHAARASGAAPSYFKSCDRFIDGGLIANNPTLDALTEIHEYNLALKTVGRGAEAKPLTVVVSIGTGCVPVTAQSKRVEIFRPESPMDGMKFLTGVSALANLLVDQATQADGRVIDRCRSWCSMINVPFFRFSPQLSEDIAMDEKSDEKLVNMLWETLAYMISNKKEVQKLAILLNYELDGSKPMECNNQ; this is encoded by the exons TTTGCACAGATCAAAAGAGCTTGATGATGCTCAAGTGCAGTACATTGCTCTCAAAGACAAATTACCATTGTTGGTCAGCGTGATGCCCTCT GCTTGTAACGCAAACAGTATACAGAAGATAGTTGACTTATTGAGAGAAAAGCAATCATGGAGTGTAGGACATATGATTGTACATTTCAAATGGAGTAATTGTGTCACTCATCCAATAATCCAGAG CTTCTTAAATGTGTCCGATCTTGAAACTGGGATGACTCCTATCCAACTTGCCATACAGAATAGAGATATAGCAATTGTGAGACAATTAATCGTAGCCAATGCCTCCCTGGACCTTCTAGATAATCAACGAAACTCAGTTTTCCATTACGCTGCTAGTTCCAATAAAGAGATAGCTTTG GCGTTAGTAGAAGCGAAAACCGAAGATGAGGTGAAAAAGTTCCTGAACGAACGCAACGCAGACGGCTACACGCCTCTGCACATCGCATGCCAGACCGACAACCCCGACTGCGTGAAGACATTCCTGCAGAGTGGCGCCGACTGCAACATCACAGCTGCCAAGTTCAACCCAACCTCACAGCAGTCGGCCAGCAGTTCACCCGGCTATGTGGCCGATTTCATGAAAGCCAATCAAAACAAATTGCACATCCAG GATATGAAATTTGGTGGCACTCCTTTGCATTGGTCTTGCTCTCGAGAAGTGATCGAAACCTTGGTTGACAGAAACTGTGATGTGAATGCTCTGAATTTCGACGGAAAAACTGCTCTCCACATGATG GTAATGAGAAATAGGTTAGCCTGTGTGGTAGCTCTACTTAGTCGACATGCTGAAGTGAACATAACTGACGAAGACGGAAATACTGCTCTTCATCTTGCAGTTGGAGAAAAAAATATCGCTATTGTACAAGCCTTAATTGTTTTTGGAGCCGATATAAATCATTT GAACAACAACGGGTTCACTCCGCGTCACCTGGCCGCCCTGGAGAACGATCAGGTGGGGGAGAAGGTGCTGTACATTCTGCACGCGGTGGGCGCATCGCGCTGTGACAGTGGGGTGCTTGGCTGCACCGATGGATGCGCGCGCAGTGGCACCTACAATGGGCAGGCGCCTCCCACGCCCATAGGACAACAG GCTCGTGCAATTCTGCGATGCTTCGAGAACCACGGCAACCTGCAGAACTTGAAAGAAACGAAAGGAGGCAGATTGCTGTGCCTGGATGGTGGCGGAATAAGAGGCCTCATTCTTGTTTCCATTCTTCTCAACTTGGAGTCAGCTGTGAATCGTCCAATCATCCATTGCTTCGATTGGTTGGCAGGAACCAGCACAGGGGCCATATTGGCGCTCGGATTGGCTGCCG GTAAAACCCTGAAGGAATGCCAGTGTTTGTACTTCAGAATGAAAGATTACGCTTTCTCGGGGACAAGGCCTTACAGTAGTGAGCCTCTGGAGGACATGTTGAAGAATGCTCTTGGGTCAGACACCGTTATGTCTGATATAAGAGATGTGAA AGTGATGATCACCGCCGTCCTAGCTGACAGAAAACCAGTGGACATGCATCTGTTCAGAAACTATGAGAATCCAAGCGAAATCATCGACCCAAACCCCTCCTATGGATCGTTTCTCCCTCCCACTCCTCGCCATGAGCAATTCCTGTGGCATGCAGCCAGAGCTAGTGGGGCGGCACCGTCTTATTTCAA ATCCTGTGATAGATTTATCGATGGTGGTCTGATAGCTAACAACCCGACATTGGATGCATTGACCGAAATCCACGAATATAACTTGGCGCTGAAAACAGTTGGTCGAGGCGCTGAGGCGAAACCTCTGACAGTTGTTGTATCTATCGGAACTGGATGTGTACCGGTTACGGCT CAATCAAAGAGAGTCGAAATCTTCCGACCAGAGAGTCCAATGGATGGAATGAAGTTCTTGACTGGAGTATCAGCCCTGGCGAATCTGTTGGTGGACCAGGCAACACAGGCTGATGGCCGGGTTATAGATCGATGCAGATCTTG GTGTTCAATGATCAACGTTCCTTTTTTCCGATTCTCGCCACAACTGTCAGAGGACATCGCTATGGATGAGAAAAGCGATGAAAAACTAGTGAATATGCTTTGGGAAACTCTAGCCTACATGATCAGTAATAAGAAGGAGGTTCAGAAATTGGCCATTCTGCTAAATT atgAATTAGACGGAAGCAAACCAATGGAGTGTAACAACCAGTGA